One Trichormus variabilis 0441 genomic window, TATTAAACCCGGAAAAAATTTAGAGGCTTTTCATATTATCCGGGAGGTTGCTGTAGAAGAAATGTTACACCTAACTCTCGTAGCTAATGTTTATAATGCGGTGGGAGGCTCGTTTGCATCACCAGTCCTGACAGCACCTAACTTTATTCCCACATATCCGAGTTATTTACCTACAGGATCTACAGACTTTAAAGTAGGTTTAACCAAGTTTTCCAAAAAGACTATAGAGACCTTTCGTAAGATCGAACGTTCTAAGGATGTTGAAGAAGGTGATCCATTAGTTGAGTCTCGAAGCTTACAAGAATATTTACTAGAAGTTGTAGGCTGCGATCCGACCAAAACTTTCTACAGCATTGGCTTATTTTATGCAGAGATCATTCGTGGTCTCAATGCACTCTATAAAGAAAAAGGTCCCGACCTATTTTGCGGCGATCCTCGGCGACAAATCACCCCTGAATATTACTATAACGGTGGTGGAGATATCATCCCAGTGACCGACCTGCGTTCGGCCATGCGAGCTTTAAAAGTAATTCAAGAGCAGGGTGAAGGGTCAAGAAGTGGAACAATCTATGATGCAGAACGAGAACTAGCCCATGACTATCGTTTTCAGCAAATCCTATTAGAAAAATATTATGTGATCGACAAAGATGATCCGACAAAATCCGATCAGCCCAATGAGCCTACAGGCAAATCCTTTAACGTAGACTGGAATGAAGTTTATCCCATTAAGGATAATGCCAA contains:
- a CDS encoding ferritin-like domain-containing protein, producing MTIATDSLKLITTVEQLKYYLIQAMKIEHATIPPYMTALYSIKPGKNLEAFHIIREVAVEEMLHLTLVANVYNAVGGSFASPVLTAPNFIPTYPSYLPTGSTDFKVGLTKFSKKTIETFRKIERSKDVEEGDPLVESRSLQEYLLEVVGCDPTKTFYSIGLFYAEIIRGLNALYKEKGPDLFCGDPRRQITPEYYYNGGGDIIPVTDLRSAMRALKVIQEQGEGSRSGTIYDAERELAHDYRFQQILLEKYYVIDKDDPTKSDQPNEPTGKSFNVDWNEVYPIKDNAKLSDYPEGSEVRTAALAFHSAYSEFLAKIEYAFDGHPEQLVPAVGGMFRLKEQANSLMRNPIPGNPGVNAAPIFKLDKR